The DNA region AGTCATGCCAAGGAGACCGGCTCCCACCATCGTGTCTACCGGTTCCGCTTCTATCCGACTGAGTCGCAGGCCGAGCAGTTGGGGAAGACGTTCGGTGCTTGCCGGTGGGTCTACAACGAGGGGCTGGCCCTGCGGTCGGGAGCCTGGGAGCAGCACCGGGTGAGGGTGGGTTTCGCGGAGACGTGTCGGGCGCTGACGGGTTGGAAGCGGGCCGAGGAGAGGGCGTGGCTCAAGGAGGTGTCCTCGACGGTGTTGCAGCAGTCCCTGCGGCATCTCGATCAGGCGTTCACGCGGTTCATCAAGGGGGTGGCGAAGTATCCGAAGCGGAGGAAGAAGCAGCGGTCGCGGGATGCGGCGACGTATGTGCGTACGGGGTTCAGATGGGTCGAGGATCCCGAGCGGCGGGGAACGGGCCTGATCACGCTCGCCAAGCAGTCCGGGCCGTTGGACGTCCGCTGGTCCAGGGCGCTTCCCGCGGGGGTTGTTCCGGTCCGGTTGTCGGTGACGCGGGACCGGGCCGGTCGGTATTTCGTGTCCGTGCTCGTGGAGGAGCGTATGACGGCGTTGCCTGCTGTCTTCCTGTCGGGTTCGCGGGAGCCGAAGGCGGTCGGGCTGGACTTGGGGCTGGCGTCCTTGGTGACGCTGGATGACGGTACGAAGCTGGACCATCCGCGGCTGCTGAAGCGGTACGCGGAGAAGTTGGCGCGGTTGCAGCGGGAGCTGCACAAGAAGGTGAGGGGATCGAGGAACCGGGAGAAGGTCAGGCAGAAGATCGCCCGCCTCTACGCGCTCATCGGTGACGTACGCAGAGACATGCTGGACCAGTTCACGACCCGCCTCGTGCGCGAGAACCAAGTGCTCGTGGTGGAGGATCTGTCCATCGTGACCCTGTTGCGTCCGGCTCGCGGAAAGGGCCGTCGGCGCAAGGCGAGGCTGAGCCAGGCGATCATCGACGCCGGGTGGGGTGAGCTGTTGCGGCAGCTGCGGTACAAGTGCGAGTGGTACGGCCGCACGTTGGTGGTCGTCGACCGTTTCTTCCCCTCCACTCGGAGGTGCTCGGCGTGTCATGTGAAGGGCCCGAAGCTTGATGTATCCGTCCGGGAGTGGGCGTGTGCCGAGTGCGGCGCGGTGCACGACCGGGACGTGAACGCGGCGGTGAATCTGCGGGATGAGGGGATGCGCCTGTATTGGCTGGTGGCATCCGCGCTGCCTCCGGACCGACAGCCTCCGGCCGTAATCAAGGCTTCGGAGTTGGAGAAGTGTCTGCTGGCCGCGTAGTCGGGCTGGTGTGCGGTACGGACCGACGGGCCGTCGGCCGGAATGCCTGTGGAGCCTGCGTGAGACCGTGCGTGACGGCGGGGTAGCCCGTTGTTCGTCGGCAGCGGCTGTGAAGCGGGAAGCCCTGGCAAGGTCAAAAGTGAGTTGCTCTGCCACGATCGAAAATTTCCTCGAACTTCATCGCCCTCGGAGTACTGACAGAACGTGTGAACGCGAGGTAGCGTCCTGAACCAGTCCGCTCATGTGGACTACACCACTACGGACCGTTCCGTAGCGGTCACACCACCTTTACAACGGATCGTCCGGCACGTTCCTGCCGGTGAAGGGGGCCTACGACCCATGGCCACTGTCTCGTTCAACAAGGCGACCCGCATTTACCCGGGTGGCGACAAGCCCGCCGTCGACCAGCTCGAGCTCGACGTCGCGGATGGCGAGTTCCTCGTCCTCGTCGGCCCCTCCGGCTGCGGAAAGTCCACCTCCCTGCGGATGCTCGCGGGTCTCGAGGACGTCAACGCCGGCTCGATCCACATCGGTGACCGCGACGTCACGCACCTGCCGCCCAAGGACCGGGACATCGCCATGGTGTTCCAGAACTACGCGCTGTACCCGCACATGACGGTCGCCGACAACATGGGCTTCGCCCTCAAGATCGCCGGCATCAACAAGGCCGAGATCCGCCAGAAGGTCGAGGACGCGGCGAAGATCCTCGACCTCACGGACTACCTGGCCCGCAAGCCGAAGGCCCTCTCCGGCGGTCAGCGCCAGCGTGTCGCGATGGGTCGCGCCATCGTGCGTGAGCCCCAGGTCTTCCTCATGGACGAGCCGCTGTCGAACCTCGACGCCAAGCTCCGTGTCTCGACCCGTACGCAGATCGCGTCGCTGCAGCGCCGCCTCGGCATCACCACGGTGTACGTCACCCACGACCAGGTCGAGGCCATGACGATGGGCGACCGCGTCGCGGTCCTCAAGGACGGTCTGCTCCAGCAGGTCGACTCGCCGCGCAACATGTACGACCGCCCGGCGAACCTCTTCGTGGCCGGCTTCATCGGCTCCCCGGCGATGAACCTCGTCGAGGTCCCGATCACCGACGGCGGCGTGAAGTTCGGCAACTCCGTGGTGCCCGTCAACCGCGAGGCCCTCAAGACCGCCGCCGACAAGGGTGACACCACGGTCACCGTCGGTGTCCGTCCGGAGCACTTCGACATCGTCGAGCACGACGGTGCCGCGGCCGCCTCCCTGTCGAAGGACACCGAGGACGCCCCGGCCGGCCTCGCCGTCACCGTGAACGTCGTCGAGGAGCTCGGCGCCGACGGCTACGTCTACGGCAGCGCCAAGGTCGACGGCGACCTCAAGGACCTGGTCGTCCGCGTCAGCGGCCGCGCGGTTCCGGAGAAGGGCGCCACGCTGCACGTCGTGCCGCGTCCGGGCGAGACCCACGTGTTCTCGACGTCCACGGGCGAGCGTCTCTCCGACTGACCGAGTCGGTGGAGCCGGCCGGGCCCGACCCGGCCGATCCCGGAGATTTCACCCAGGTTGACGAAGAAGGCCCCGCAGCAGCCTGCGGGGCCTTCTTCGTTGTCGACAAATACCCCGGCAGAACGGGCATTTCGATACCCGTACGTCAACATCAAACTCGAAAACGACGGTTTACCCGTCCCCCGAATTGATTACTAAATGTCGCCAAATCATCACCCCGCGCTACCCTCACTCGCGTGAAGCACTCCACTAACCACTCGACGCGAAACGGCCGTGGTCCCGCCGGCCGACCGACACGGCACGGCCGCGGTCCGGCCCGCCGCATCGGTCGTACTCTCGCCCTCGTTCTGCCCGTCGTCCTGGTGCTCTCCGGGACGCTCGCGGTCACCCGAGTCAACTGGTCGGGAAACAGCTCCTCGACGTCGGTGCTCGCCGCATCCGCCGAGGACGTCTCCCGACGCGCCCCGTCCCGCGCCCCGCAGGACGTGCTGCGCGACAAGCTCCTCCTCGAACTCCAGGAGAAGAGCCCAGGCGTGGCCCTCACCCACCTCCAGGAGGCGGTGAACGGCCGTCCGTCGCTCGCCAGGCACTGCGCGTCCATCGCCCGCGCCCTGGGCCGCGCCGCCGTCCGCGCCTACGGCCCGACCCGAGCCCAGTCGTTCGCCCGCCCGGTCTGCGACACGTCCTTCGCCACGGGCGTGGCAGCCCAGCACACCTGAGCCGCCAGGAGGGCCCGCGCCCCCAAAGGGGCGCGGGGAACTGCGCGACCAGCCCTCACCGACCCGCAGATCCCCACCCCGCGCAGCCCCGCAACCCCGCAGACGCCCACCCGCAAATCCCGCGGGGCGCCACGTACAGTTCGGGTCATGACCGATCCGAACGCCGCGTCGCGCCCCGTTCAAGCCGTCGTCCTGGCCGGCGGCCAGGGCTCGCGGCTGCGTCCCTACACCGACGACCGTCCCAAGCCGATGGTCGAGATTCCCGGCACCGGGACCCCGATCATCGGCCACCAGCTGGCCTGGCTCGCCGAGGAGGGCGTCACCGACGTCGTCGTCTCGTGCGGCCATCTCGCCGAGGTGCTGCAGCAGTGGCTGGACTCGGCCGAACTGCCCGTCTCCGTGACCACCGTGGTCGAGACGGAGCCCTTGGGCCGCGGCGGCGGCCTCAAGTTCGCCGCCAAGCACCTGCCCCACCCGGACCGCCCCTGGTACGCGACGAACGGCGACATCTGGACCCGTTTCTCGCTGCGTGAGATGGCGGACTTCCACACCGAGCGCGACGCGGTGGCCACCCTCGCGCTGGCCCGCCCCCGCATCCCGTGGGGCGCCGTCGAGACCGACGACTTCGGCCACATCACGGACTTCATCGAGTCCCCGCCGACCGCGTACGGCATCAACGCGGGTGTGTACGTCTTCTCCCCCGAGTTCGCCGCCCTGCTGCCCGACCTCGGCGACCACGAGCGCTCCACGTTCCCCCGCCTGGCCCGTGAACGCCGCCTGGCCGGCTACCCGATCCCGCAGGGCGCGTACTGGCGCGCCATCGACACCGCGAAGGACCTCACCGAGGCCGCCAAGGAGCTGGCGGCGCTGGGGCGTTGAAGCACTTACGCCGACCCGCGGAAGTGGCGTGTACGACGATGGGGCCCGGCACCTGAGTGGTGCGGGCCCCATCGTCGTACGGTCCTGGGCCGCCGTACCAGCTTGGCCGTGCCGCCCTGTCGGCGGGCGGTGTCAGCCCAGCAGGCCGCCCACGAGCCCGGAGCCACCGCCGGAGCCGGAGCCGCCACCGCTGCCGGAGCCGCCCGTGCTTCCGCCGGAGCCGGAGCCGCCGCTGCCGGAGCCGCCGCCCGAGCCCGTACCGCCGGTGGTGCCGCCCGATGAGGACGGGCCGGCGGTGGTGCTGGGGGCCTGCGGCGGGGCGGACTGCTGAGGCGGGGCCTGGCCGGAGCCCTGCGTCTGGCTGGGCTGCCCGGCACCTGCGCCCGCGGTCTCGCGGGCCGCGCCCGGTGTGGTCGCGGCGTCCGAGGGCCTCGCGGAAGTGGCGCCCTGGGTGGGCGAGTTGGCCGCCGAGGGGCTCTCCTTGTGCCGGCGCTGGCCGGGCTCCTCCGGGAGCGGGGAGCCGGGCAGTTCGTTGCGCGGGGCCTCGCCGGGGCCGGGAACGACCACGCGGTCGGCGTCACGGACGGCACCGCCGAGCAACGAGCCGATGAGCAGGGTGAGTCCGACGACGATGGTCGTGACGAGCGCGCCCCGGCGCAGGACGCGGCTGCGCAGCTCCCAGATGTCGGCGCGCGGCCCGAGCGTGCGCCAGGCCTCGCCGGCGAGGCGGCCGTCGATGGAGTAGACGGGGGCGCCCGCGATGATCAGCGGGGACCAGGCGGCGAGGTAGATGATGTCCGGCGCGTCGTAGGCGGGGACGGACTTCCAGCTGACGGTGAGGAGAAGGGCCGCCGACAGCAGCGCGCCGACGACCGCGGCGACCCGCTGCCACAGGCCCAGCACGGTGAGGACGCCGACGATGACCTGGAAGAAGGCGATGAGGAGTCCGGCGCCGACGGGGTGTTCGAGGGCGAACTGGCGCAGTGGCTCGGCGAGTTCCCAGGGGTGCAGGGAGTTGAGCCACTTGACCATGGAGCCGCGTTTGCCGCCGTCGAAGTAGACGGGGTCGCAGAGCTTGCCCATGCCGGCGTAGATGGAGATGAAGCCGAGGAAGACGCGCAGCGGGAGCAGGACGACGCCGAGGTTCATCCGGCGGCCGGGGTAGTACCCGTGCCGGACGGGGGCGGCGCCGTGCCGCCTGAGCGCGCCGTCGTCCTCGTCCCGGTACTCGTCGGCGTCGTAGGAGTCGTCCTCGAACTCGCCGTCCGCGTACGGACGTTCGTCGATCTCCTCGTACGCGCTGCCCGCGCTGCGCATCTGCGGCAGGAGGCGGGTCTCGGGGCCGCGGACGGTCGGTGTCTCGACGGTGGCGTCGACGTCGAACCCGGGGGGTCCGCCCTCGCCGACGCGCGGGATGACCTGGGTCGAACCGCCGTCGCCCGCCGGCGCCTCGGCGCCGTGCCCCAGACTCGTGCTCCGCACCGCCTGCAACAGCCGGGTGGCGCCTGTGTCGTCGGGGGCGGACTTCCCGCTCCAGACGACGGGCGCGCGGCGGCGGGTGCCTGCGGTGGTTCCGACGACGGGGATGCGCGCGGTGTCCTCGCCCGAGCTCAAGTGCCGCGCGGCGCGCGGGGACTGGGCCCGCGGGGCGGCGTTCAGCTGCACGCGGAAGCTCGCATGATTGACGATGACCTGCGCCGGATCGCTCGGCACCTTCACCATGCTCAGCGCGGGAGCGTCGTCGAATCCCAACGAGCGGTCCCCCGTGGGTGTGCGGGGTGTTCTGGTGTCCACACTCATCTAACCGAGTGACGTGTGTTTAGGACACTGCTTTGACCGCCCCGATCTGTCCGGACCCCGTCAAGATCAACGAGCCGCGCCCCGCAAGGGGCGCGGGGAACTGCGCGACCAGCCCCCACGCACCCGCGGATCAATTCAACCGGGCGGTAGCCGCACCGATTCAGGCCCGGCGCCGAGCCGCCTCGTACAGCACAACTCCCGCAGCCACACCCGCGTTCAGCGACTCCGTGCCGCCCGGCATCGGGATCCGCACCCTGAAGTCACAGGTCTCACCGACGAGTCGGGAGAGCCCCTTGCCCTCACTGCCGACGACGATGACGACGGGACCGCCGAGGGCCTCCAGGTCGCCGACCTCGGCCTCCCCGTCCGCGGCAAGACCGACCACGATGAGGCCGGCCTTCTTGTAGGCCTCGAGGGCCCGCGTCAGGTTGGACGCACGGGCCACAGGCGTACGGGCGGCCGCACCCGCGGACGTCTTCCACGCACCGGCGGTCATGCCGGCCGCACGGCGCTCGGGCACGACGACACCGTGTCCGCCGAACGCGGAGACGGACCGGACGACGGCTCCGAGGTTGCGCGGGTCGGTCACGCCGTCGAGCGCGACGATCAGGGGGTCCTTGCCCTCGTCGTACGCGGCGGCCGCGAGGTCCTCCGGGTGCGCGTACTCGTACGGCGGGACCTGGAGCACGAGCCCCTGGTGGTTGAGGCCGTTGGTCATGCGGTCGAGCTCGGGGCGGGGGGCCTCCATGAGGTGGATGCCGCCGCGGTCCGCGGCGAGCTGGAGCGCCTCGCGCACCCGCTCGTCGTTGTCGATGAACTGCTGGACGTAGAGCATCGACGCCGGGACGCCCTCGCGCAGCGCCTCGACGACGGAGTTGCGCCCGACGACCATCTCGGACGTGCCCTTGCCGCCCCGGCCGCCGCGCGGCGACGGGCG from Streptomyces sp. NBC_00258 includes:
- the rlmB gene encoding 23S rRNA (guanosine(2251)-2'-O)-methyltransferase RlmB, whose translation is MAANNRRMSGKKGAQVGSGGQRRRGLEGKGPTPPAEARKGHKKNRIAGATARANAKQTVRRPSPRGGRGGKGTSEMVVGRNSVVEALREGVPASMLYVQQFIDNDERVREALQLAADRGGIHLMEAPRPELDRMTNGLNHQGLVLQVPPYEYAHPEDLAAAAYDEGKDPLIVALDGVTDPRNLGAVVRSVSAFGGHGVVVPERRAAGMTAGAWKTSAGAAARTPVARASNLTRALEAYKKAGLIVVGLAADGEAEVGDLEALGGPVVIVVGSEGKGLSRLVGETCDFRVRIPMPGGTESLNAGVAAGVVLYEAARRRA
- a CDS encoding nucleotidyltransferase family protein yields the protein MTDPNAASRPVQAVVLAGGQGSRLRPYTDDRPKPMVEIPGTGTPIIGHQLAWLAEEGVTDVVVSCGHLAEVLQQWLDSAELPVSVTTVVETEPLGRGGGLKFAAKHLPHPDRPWYATNGDIWTRFSLREMADFHTERDAVATLALARPRIPWGAVETDDFGHITDFIESPPTAYGINAGVYVFSPEFAALLPDLGDHERSTFPRLARERRLAGYPIPQGAYWRAIDTAKDLTEAAKELAALGR
- a CDS encoding ABC transporter ATP-binding protein, which produces MATVSFNKATRIYPGGDKPAVDQLELDVADGEFLVLVGPSGCGKSTSLRMLAGLEDVNAGSIHIGDRDVTHLPPKDRDIAMVFQNYALYPHMTVADNMGFALKIAGINKAEIRQKVEDAAKILDLTDYLARKPKALSGGQRQRVAMGRAIVREPQVFLMDEPLSNLDAKLRVSTRTQIASLQRRLGITTVYVTHDQVEAMTMGDRVAVLKDGLLQQVDSPRNMYDRPANLFVAGFIGSPAMNLVEVPITDGGVKFGNSVVPVNREALKTAADKGDTTVTVGVRPEHFDIVEHDGAAAASLSKDTEDAPAGLAVTVNVVEELGADGYVYGSAKVDGDLKDLVVRVSGRAVPEKGATLHVVPRPGETHVFSTSTGERLSD
- a CDS encoding DoxX family protein — its product is MSVDTRTPRTPTGDRSLGFDDAPALSMVKVPSDPAQVIVNHASFRVQLNAAPRAQSPRAARHLSSGEDTARIPVVGTTAGTRRRAPVVWSGKSAPDDTGATRLLQAVRSTSLGHGAEAPAGDGGSTQVIPRVGEGGPPGFDVDATVETPTVRGPETRLLPQMRSAGSAYEEIDERPYADGEFEDDSYDADEYRDEDDGALRRHGAAPVRHGYYPGRRMNLGVVLLPLRVFLGFISIYAGMGKLCDPVYFDGGKRGSMVKWLNSLHPWELAEPLRQFALEHPVGAGLLIAFFQVIVGVLTVLGLWQRVAAVVGALLSAALLLTVSWKSVPAYDAPDIIYLAAWSPLIIAGAPVYSIDGRLAGEAWRTLGPRADIWELRSRVLRRGALVTTIVVGLTLLIGSLLGGAVRDADRVVVPGPGEAPRNELPGSPLPEEPGQRRHKESPSAANSPTQGATSARPSDAATTPGAARETAGAGAGQPSQTQGSGQAPPQQSAPPQAPSTTAGPSSSGGTTGGTGSGGGSGSGGSGSGGSTGGSGSGGGSGSGGGSGLVGGLLG
- a CDS encoding RNA-guided endonuclease InsQ/TnpB family protein, producing MKGVQAERIKREELGIEDRRKHEGRKATPLKSHAKETGSHHRVYRFRFYPTESQAEQLGKTFGACRWVYNEGLALRSGAWEQHRVRVGFAETCRALTGWKRAEERAWLKEVSSTVLQQSLRHLDQAFTRFIKGVAKYPKRRKKQRSRDAATYVRTGFRWVEDPERRGTGLITLAKQSGPLDVRWSRALPAGVVPVRLSVTRDRAGRYFVSVLVEERMTALPAVFLSGSREPKAVGLDLGLASLVTLDDGTKLDHPRLLKRYAEKLARLQRELHKKVRGSRNREKVRQKIARLYALIGDVRRDMLDQFTTRLVRENQVLVVEDLSIVTLLRPARGKGRRRKARLSQAIIDAGWGELLRQLRYKCEWYGRTLVVVDRFFPSTRRCSACHVKGPKLDVSVREWACAECGAVHDRDVNAAVNLRDEGMRLYWLVASALPPDRQPPAVIKASELEKCLLAA